From Arachis stenosperma cultivar V10309 chromosome 2, arast.V10309.gnm1.PFL2, whole genome shotgun sequence, one genomic window encodes:
- the LOC130962474 gene encoding GDSL esterase/lipase 1-like — protein MQPADGGVDGDANGGVEVSPKLQWNQRSEAKERPTIAEPMTVATAIVLIIQTSEAQICLPKKHEALFVFGDSLFDIGNNNYINTTTPYQANYPPYGITFFKYPSGRFSDGRMIPDVVAELANLPLPPPYLHPGNPDFSYGVNFASGGAGALVETAQGYVVDLHTQVRYLKKVKEVLREKIGEEEVEALIRRSVYLINIGSNDYGALLDVSNSTVTFLPVDKQQYVHFVIGNLTIAIKEIYELGGRKFGFLNVGYIGCSPAVRVLKNNGRTCLEELTAIGRLHNIQLSKMLLKLNKHLNGFKYSLHDFYAAQSQVILYPSKYGFKGGSGGCCGSGPYRGRDACGGNKGIKEYELCDNPNDYIFFDARHPTDKASQHFAQLIWDGNHTLNKPYNLKQLFQLSSQ, from the exons ATGCAACCGGCAGATGGCGGGGTGGACGGCGATGCAAACGGCGGTGTGGAAGTGTCACCAAAGCTGCAATGGAACCAGAGAAGCGAAGCAAAGGAAAGACCGACAATTGCGGAACCAATGACGGTCGCGACAGCCAT TGTTCTTATTATCCAAACAAGTGAGGCTCAGATATGTTTACCCAAGAAGCATGAAGCTTTATTCGTATTTGGGGATTCATTATTTGACATTGGAAACAACAATTATATCAATACAACAACTCCTTATCAAGCAAATTATCCTCCCTATGGAATAACCTTCTTCAAGTATCCAAGTGGAAGATTCTCTGATGGACGTATGATTCCAGATGTTGTTG CTGAGCTTGCAAATTTGCCTCTGCCTCCACCATATCTTCATCCTGGAAATCCTGATTTCAGCTATGGAGTCAATTTTGCCTCAGGAGGTGCTGGTGCTCTAGTTGAAACTGCTCAAGGATAT gtggtAGACCTTCACACTCAGGTGAGATATTTAAAGAAAGTAAAGGAAGTATTAAGGGAGAAAataggagaagaagaagtagagGCACTGATAAGAAGATCTGTGTACTTGATCAACATTGGAAGCAATGATTATGGTGCTCTTTTGGATGTTTCAAACTCCACTGTCACTTTCTTACCCGTTGATAAACAACAATATGTTCATTTTGTCATTGGAAACCTTACAATTGCCATTAAA gAAATTTACGAGCTAGGTGGAAGGAAGTTTGGTTTTTTAAATGTGGGTTATATAGGGTGTTCTCCGGCAGTAAGGGTTTTGAAAAATAATGGAAGAACATGCCTAGAGGAACTCACAGCAATTGGAAGGCTACACAACATTCAACTCTCAAAGATGCTTCTGAAACTTAACAAACATCTCAATGGATTCAAATATTCGCTCCATGATTTCTATGCTGCACAATCTCAAGTTATATTATATCCTTCAAAATAtg GTTTCAAAGGAGGAAGTGGGGGATGTTGTGGAAGTGGGCCATACAGAGGAAGAGATGCGTGTGGGGGGAACAAAGGGATCAAAGAATATGAATTATGTGACAATCCAAATGATTATATCTTCTTTGATGCTCGTCATCCAACCGATAAAGCTAGCCAGCACTTCGCTCAACTCATTTGGGATGGCAACCACACTCTCAATAAGCCCTACAATCTCAAACAACTCTTTCAACTCTCATctcaataa